The Malus domestica chromosome 13, GDT2T_hap1 genome includes a window with the following:
- the LOC103451710 gene encoding F-box/FBD/LRR-repeat protein At1g13570-like isoform X2, with product MGDFSGCDLISNLPQAIIESILTRLPIRDAVRTSCLSTKWRYKWTTITHLSFDEKCVTLSNDRALVEQSLIRFITQALFLHQGPIHKFQLRTSYLQSCPDIDQWILFLSRNDVKELVLELGEGEWFRVPSCLFYCKKLTRLELFRCELDPPPAFKGFLCLKGLNLHQVLVTPDAIESLISSCPLLESLALSYSDSLALNICAPNLRYLCLEGEFKDICLENTPLLVAISVAMYMTDDIAEHFEQSSNCNFVKFLGGIPLLERLVGHIYFTKYLSIGNDLGILPITYNRLKIIELYQVSFEDMKEILVVLRLITSAPNLKELQISGSSNTLAAIEASDLDFWEKQCPSDCTFRRLKVVNMTDMSGVPHEMEFMKFLLKKSPVLEMMSVTPSAYVLEGQLNMLIELARFKRASPEAEVIFIQD from the exons ATGGGCGATTTTTCGGGTTGTGATTTGATAAGCAATTTGCCTCAGGCCATTATAGAGAGCATTCTCACGCGTCTGCCAATAAGAGATGCTGTAAGAACTAGCTGTTTATCAACGAAATGGAGATACAAATGGACTACCATCACTCATCTTTCATTCGACGAAAAATGTGTCACTCTATCAAATGACCGAGCTCTTGTTGAACAAAGCCTCATACGTTTCATTACTCAGGCACTCTTTCTTCACCAAGGACCCATTCACAAGTTCCAGCTTAGGACTTCATACTTGCAGAGCTGCCCGGATATAGATCAATGGATACTTTTCCTTTCGAGGAATGATGTCAAAGAACTGGTTCTTGAGTTGGGGGAAGGTGAGTGGTTTAGGGTGCCTTCGTGCCttttttattgtaaaaaatTGACCCGTTTGGAGCTATTTCGCTGCGAGTTGGATCCGCCTCCTGCTTTTAAAGGATTTTTGTGTTTGAAGGGCCTCAATCTTCATCAGGTTTTGGTTACTCCTGATGCAATTGAAAGTCTTATTTCCAGTTGCCCGCTACTTGAGAGTCTGGCTTTGTCATACTCTGATAGCTTAGCTCTAAACATCTGCGCTCCAAATCTCAGGTACTTGTGTCTTGAAGGCGAATTTAAGGATATCTGTCTTGAAAATACGCCGCTTTTGGTTGCCATATCTGTTGCCATGTATATGACTGACGACATTGCTGAGCACTTTGAACAAAGTTCAAATTGCAACTTTGTCAAGTTTCTTGGTGGCATTCCACTTCTTGAGAGGCTTGTTGGGCATATCTACTTTACAAAG TATTTGAGTATAGGTAATGACCTAGGAATTCTTCCGATTACTTACAACCGTTTAAAGATTATCGAATTATATCAAGTAAGTTTCGAAGATATGAAAGAGATACTAGTTGTTCTTCGCTTGATTACGAGCGCTCCCAACTTAAAGGAACTTCAAATCTCG GGATCTTCAAATACTTTAGCAGCAATAGAAGCGTCCGACTTGGATTTCTGGGAGAAACAATGCCCTTCCGACTGCACATTCCGAAGGCTCAAAGTTGTGAACATGACAGATATGTCCGGAGTGCCACACGAGATGGAATTCATGAAATTTCTGTTGAAGAAATCACCCGTGCTTGAGATGATGAGCGTTACGCCTAGCGCGTATGTTTTGGAAGGACAGTTGAATATGTTGATTGAGTTGGCGAGGTTTAAACGGGCATCTCCGGAAGCAGAAGTTATCTTCATCCAAGATTAG
- the LOC103451710 gene encoding F-box/FBD/LRR-repeat protein At1g13570-like isoform X1 — translation MSVIVLWNFSFCKALQLLIAFVTLLCSRLSSSTEQMGDFSGCDLISNLPQAIIESILTRLPIRDAVRTSCLSTKWRYKWTTITHLSFDEKCVTLSNDRALVEQSLIRFITQALFLHQGPIHKFQLRTSYLQSCPDIDQWILFLSRNDVKELVLELGEGEWFRVPSCLFYCKKLTRLELFRCELDPPPAFKGFLCLKGLNLHQVLVTPDAIESLISSCPLLESLALSYSDSLALNICAPNLRYLCLEGEFKDICLENTPLLVAISVAMYMTDDIAEHFEQSSNCNFVKFLGGIPLLERLVGHIYFTKYLSIGNDLGILPITYNRLKIIELYQVSFEDMKEILVVLRLITSAPNLKELQISGSSNTLAAIEASDLDFWEKQCPSDCTFRRLKVVNMTDMSGVPHEMEFMKFLLKKSPVLEMMSVTPSAYVLEGQLNMLIELARFKRASPEAEVIFIQD, via the exons ATGAGTGTAATTGTGTTGTGGAATTTCAGTTTCTGTAAGGCCCTTCAGCTGCTGATTGCTTTTGTTACATTGCTTTGTAGTCGATTGAGTTCGAGTACAGAACAAATGGGCGATTTTTCGGGTTGTGATTTGATAAGCAATTTGCCTCAGGCCATTATAGAGAGCATTCTCACGCGTCTGCCAATAAGAGATGCTGTAAGAACTAGCTGTTTATCAACGAAATGGAGATACAAATGGACTACCATCACTCATCTTTCATTCGACGAAAAATGTGTCACTCTATCAAATGACCGAGCTCTTGTTGAACAAAGCCTCATACGTTTCATTACTCAGGCACTCTTTCTTCACCAAGGACCCATTCACAAGTTCCAGCTTAGGACTTCATACTTGCAGAGCTGCCCGGATATAGATCAATGGATACTTTTCCTTTCGAGGAATGATGTCAAAGAACTGGTTCTTGAGTTGGGGGAAGGTGAGTGGTTTAGGGTGCCTTCGTGCCttttttattgtaaaaaatTGACCCGTTTGGAGCTATTTCGCTGCGAGTTGGATCCGCCTCCTGCTTTTAAAGGATTTTTGTGTTTGAAGGGCCTCAATCTTCATCAGGTTTTGGTTACTCCTGATGCAATTGAAAGTCTTATTTCCAGTTGCCCGCTACTTGAGAGTCTGGCTTTGTCATACTCTGATAGCTTAGCTCTAAACATCTGCGCTCCAAATCTCAGGTACTTGTGTCTTGAAGGCGAATTTAAGGATATCTGTCTTGAAAATACGCCGCTTTTGGTTGCCATATCTGTTGCCATGTATATGACTGACGACATTGCTGAGCACTTTGAACAAAGTTCAAATTGCAACTTTGTCAAGTTTCTTGGTGGCATTCCACTTCTTGAGAGGCTTGTTGGGCATATCTACTTTACAAAG TATTTGAGTATAGGTAATGACCTAGGAATTCTTCCGATTACTTACAACCGTTTAAAGATTATCGAATTATATCAAGTAAGTTTCGAAGATATGAAAGAGATACTAGTTGTTCTTCGCTTGATTACGAGCGCTCCCAACTTAAAGGAACTTCAAATCTCG GGATCTTCAAATACTTTAGCAGCAATAGAAGCGTCCGACTTGGATTTCTGGGAGAAACAATGCCCTTCCGACTGCACATTCCGAAGGCTCAAAGTTGTGAACATGACAGATATGTCCGGAGTGCCACACGAGATGGAATTCATGAAATTTCTGTTGAAGAAATCACCCGTGCTTGAGATGATGAGCGTTACGCCTAGCGCGTATGTTTTGGAAGGACAGTTGAATATGTTGATTGAGTTGGCGAGGTTTAAACGGGCATCTCCGGAAGCAGAAGTTATCTTCATCCAAGATTAG
- the LOC103451709 gene encoding inorganic pyrophosphatase TTM2-like, translating into MTQDMSGSDSHQRRQGLLKDQVRLVKRRDSSSYEIAPIQSSLSFEKGFFIVIRACQLLAQKNDGIILVGVAGPSGAGKTIFTEKILNFMPSVAVISMDNYNDASRIVDGNFDDPRLTDYDTLLQNVNDLKAGKQVEVPVYDFKSSSRTGYRTVDVPSSRIVIIEGIYALSEKLRPFLDLRVSVTGGVHFDLVKRVLRDIQRAGQEPEEIIHQISETVYPMYKAFIEPDLQTAHIKIINKFNPFTGFQSPTYILKSAKNLSADQIKAVFSEDHTEAKEETYDIYLLPPGEDPESCQSYLRMRDKDGKYSLMFEEWVTDNPFVISPRITFEVSVRLLGGLMALGYTIATILKRSSHVFSNDGVCVKIDWLEQLNRRYIQVQGKDRVVVRCVAEQLGLEGSYIPRTYIEQIQLEKLVNEVMALPDDLKTRLSLDEDLVSSPKEALSRATADRVAMRNKNLKSGMSQSYTTQRDKSTSKLTGYSSSSQRFDERNTESSTTLASQGVVTQLSEQMSLLNDRMDEFTNRIEELNSKLTVKNSPSQKNMALQAENCNGSAPTSYFISGLGNGSLTGAIMPNSSSSSQLTKESSVMEEMSSIARGQRQIMHQLDNLSNLLRDSNGERPRPVKTNSRKNIVAQPEPLTVPLAITLAVGVVGVIIYKGILTRN; encoded by the exons ATGACTCAAGATATGTCTGGTTCTGATTCACATCAAAGACGGCAAGGCCTTTTAAAAGATCAAGTTCGATTGGTTAAGCGAAGGGATTCTTCTTCTTACGAGATTGCGCCGATTCAAAGTTCTTTGTCATTTGAGAAGGGTTTCTTTATAGTAATCCGTGCGTGCCAGTTGTTGGCCCAAAAGAATGACGGAATAATATTAGTAGGAGTTGCGGGTCCTTCTGGGGCTGGAAAGACTATATTTACAGAAAAGATACTCAACTTTATGCCCAGCGTTGCTGTCATATCAATGGACAACTACAATGATGCCAGTCGAATTGTCGATGGAAACTTTGATG aTCCACGCTTGACAGACTACGACACATTGCTCCAGAATGTCAATGATTTAAAAGCAGGGAAGCAGGTTGAGGTTCCAGTTTATGACTTCAAGTCTAGTTCCCGGACAGGATACAG GACAGTTGACGTCCCAAGTTCCCGTATTGTGATCATTGAGGGCATCTATGCTTTGAGTGAAAAGTTGCGACCCTTTCTGGATTTACGAGTATCAGTCACAGGTGGTGTTCACTTTGACCTTGTCAAAAGGGTTTTACGGGATATACAGAGAGCAGGCCAAGAACCAGAAGAAATAATCCATCAAATATCTGAAACT GTATATCCAATGTACAAGGCGTTTATTGAGCCAGACCTTCAAACAGCACATATAAAAATTATCAACAAATTTAACCCATTTACTGGATTTCAGAGCCCCACTTACATTTTGAAG TCAGCAAAGAACTTGTCTGCGGATCAAATTAAGGCTGTTTTTTCTGAAGATCACACAGAAGCCAAGGAGGAGACCTATGATATATACCTTCTACCACCTGGTGAAGATCCCGAATCTTGCCAATCATATCTGAGGATGCGGGATAAAGATGGGAAATATAGTCTAATGTTTGAG GAATGGGTGACAGATAACCCATTTGTTATATCACCGAGAATAACTTTTGAGGTCAGTGTGCGTCTTCTTGGTGGACTAATGGCCTTGGGCTACACCATTGCAACTATCCTTAAAAGAAGCAGCCATGTATTCTCCAATGATGGAGTATGTGTAAAAATTGATTGGCTAGAGCAACTAAATCGTCGATATATTCAG GTGCAAGGAAAAGATCGGGTAGTTGTAAGATGTGTTGCTGAGCAGCTTGGCTTGGAAGGTTCATACATTCCTCGTACGTACATTGAACAGATTCAACTGGAAAAGCTTGTAAATGAGGTCATG GCTTTGCCAGATGATTTGAAGACGAGGCTTAGCCTCGATGAGGATCTTGTTTCAAGCCCCAAAGAAGCACTTTCCAGAGCCACTGCAGATAGAGTTGCCATGAGAAATAAGAATCTCAAGAG TGGTATGTCACAATCCTATACAACCCAACGGGACAAAAGTACATCTAAGCTTACCGGATATTCTTCCAGCAGTCAAAGGTTTGATGAGAGAAACACAGAGTCATCAACAACGCTAGCAAGCCAG GGGGTAGTGACTCAGCTATCAGAGCAAATGTCTTTGCTGAATGATAGAATGGATGAGTTTACAAATCGAATCGAAGAGCTGAATTCCAAGCTGACCGTGAAGAACTCTCCTAGCCAAAAAAACATGGCTCTTCAAGCTGAAAACTGCAATGGCTCTGCTCCCACGTCTTACTTCATTTCTGGCCTAGGCAACGGTTCGTTAACTGGGGCGATAATGCCtaattcctcctcttcctcacAGCTGACTAAGGAGTCTTCAGTAATGGAAGAG ATGTCAAGCATTGCGAGGGGACAGCGTCAAATCATGCATCAGTTGGACAATCTCAGCAATCTTCTCCGGGACAGCAATGGGGAAAGACCTCGCCCGGTAAAAACTAACAGCAGGAAGAACATCGTAGCTCAACCCGAACCCTTGACGGTTCCTCTTGCAATAACGCTGGCAGTTGGAGTTGTAGGAGTGATCATATACAAGGGTATCCTAACTAGAAACTGA